Proteins from a genomic interval of Rhizobium etli CFN 42:
- a CDS encoding glycosyltransferase family 4 protein, with translation MLQRPANTYSGESWANAAAAGNLPERLVIVTDAWHPQVNGVVRSIENTNRELAKMGVEVAMVTPERFHSIPCPTYPEIRLSIANYRRVAREIEKHNPTYVHIATEGPLGLTARRWCLRKRMPFSTSYHTRFPEYVSARLPIPESWLYAFVRWFHNGGAGCMVATPSLARELSARGIKNLMPWTRGIDATQFHPMPLEPEPLGLPRPIFMTVGRVALEKNLPAFLDLELPGSKVVVGDGPARAELEQRYPNVHFTGVKFGEDLAKIYAQADVFVFPSLTDTFGNTILEALASGVPVAAYPVTGPLDIIGEDSEVGALDAELQAACLAALSASRVKARELAMQYSWEAATQQFINNIRAANGVITPKWKKAWQFAKSLPRSRKPGETAGPLPSGD, from the coding sequence ATGCTGCAACGTCCGGCAAATACTTATAGCGGCGAGAGCTGGGCCAATGCCGCAGCCGCCGGAAATCTGCCGGAAAGGCTGGTGATCGTTACCGACGCCTGGCATCCGCAGGTCAACGGGGTCGTCCGCTCCATCGAGAACACCAATCGCGAACTGGCGAAAATGGGTGTCGAGGTTGCGATGGTGACGCCGGAGCGTTTCCACAGCATCCCCTGCCCGACCTATCCGGAAATCCGGCTGTCGATTGCCAATTACCGACGTGTCGCGCGAGAGATCGAAAAGCACAATCCGACCTATGTGCATATTGCCACCGAAGGTCCGCTAGGATTGACCGCCCGCCGCTGGTGCCTGCGCAAGCGCATGCCTTTCTCCACCAGCTATCACACACGCTTTCCGGAATATGTTTCCGCCCGCCTGCCGATCCCGGAGAGTTGGCTCTATGCCTTCGTGCGTTGGTTCCACAATGGCGGCGCCGGCTGCATGGTCGCGACGCCAAGTCTTGCCCGTGAATTGTCCGCAAGAGGCATCAAGAACCTCATGCCCTGGACCCGCGGCATCGACGCCACACAGTTCCATCCGATGCCGCTTGAGCCGGAGCCCCTTGGCCTGCCTCGCCCGATTTTCATGACCGTCGGCCGCGTGGCGCTGGAAAAGAACCTGCCTGCCTTTCTCGATCTCGAGCTGCCGGGCTCCAAGGTCGTCGTCGGCGATGGCCCGGCACGCGCCGAGCTGGAGCAGCGTTATCCGAACGTACATTTTACCGGCGTCAAATTCGGCGAGGATCTGGCGAAAATCTATGCCCAGGCCGATGTCTTCGTCTTCCCCTCGCTCACCGACACTTTCGGCAACACCATTCTCGAAGCCTTGGCATCGGGCGTGCCGGTCGCCGCCTACCCCGTCACAGGCCCGCTCGACATCATCGGTGAGGACAGCGAGGTCGGAGCACTCGACGCCGAACTGCAAGCCGCCTGCCTGGCGGCCCTCTCCGCCTCGCGCGTCAAGGCGCGTGAGCTTGCCATGCAATATTCCTGGGAAGCGGCGACGCAGCAATTCATCAACAATATTCGCGCTGCCAATGGCGTCATTACGCCGAAATGGAAGAAGGCCTGGCAATTTGCCAAGTCGCTTCCGAGAAGCAGAAAGCCCGGCGAAACCGCCGGGCCTCTCCCATCCGGAGATTGA
- a CDS encoding alpha/beta hydrolase, with protein sequence MSTIKTAVSAAVLLAGSAVGAFADPVLEPTTQTFIDGLVGGKPIYTLSPADARNVLAGAQKGDVKKLAAKEEDKVIKTGPTGSIKLRIVRPEHVKGTLPVVLYFHGGGWVLGDADTHDRLVREIANGADAAVVFVDYERSPEARYPVAIEQAYAATKYVAEHAKEFSVDASRLAVAGDSVGGNMAAVVTLLAKERGGPAIDQQVLFYPVTDANFDNGSYNEFANGPWLTKEAMKWFWNAYLPDEAKRKEPTASPLQASLEQLNGLPPALIITDENDVLRDEGEAYGRKLSQAGVKVTSIRYNGTIHDFVLLNAIAETPAVRSAIAVANDTLRSALHK encoded by the coding sequence ATGTCGACCATCAAGACCGCAGTTTCCGCAGCAGTACTCCTAGCAGGATCCGCCGTCGGCGCGTTTGCCGATCCGGTACTCGAGCCGACAACGCAGACGTTCATCGACGGTCTTGTCGGCGGCAAACCGATCTACACGCTGTCGCCGGCCGATGCACGTAACGTTCTGGCCGGCGCGCAGAAGGGCGACGTCAAAAAGCTCGCCGCAAAGGAAGAAGACAAGGTCATCAAAACAGGCCCGACCGGCAGCATCAAGCTGCGCATTGTCCGCCCGGAACATGTCAAGGGCACGCTGCCGGTCGTTCTGTACTTCCACGGCGGCGGCTGGGTGCTCGGCGATGCGGATACGCATGACCGCCTGGTGCGTGAAATCGCCAATGGCGCCGATGCCGCCGTCGTCTTCGTCGACTACGAACGCTCGCCGGAGGCCCGTTACCCCGTGGCCATCGAGCAAGCCTATGCCGCGACCAAATATGTCGCCGAGCATGCCAAGGAATTCAGCGTCGACGCCAGCAGGCTCGCGGTCGCAGGCGACAGCGTCGGCGGCAACATGGCGGCGGTGGTGACGCTACTTGCCAAGGAGCGCGGCGGCCCCGCCATCGACCAGCAGGTGCTGTTCTACCCCGTCACCGACGCCAATTTCGACAATGGTTCCTATAATGAGTTCGCCAATGGCCCCTGGCTGACCAAGGAAGCGATGAAATGGTTCTGGAACGCTTACCTGCCTGACGAGGCCAAGCGCAAGGAGCCGACGGCTTCGCCCCTGCAGGCATCGCTCGAACAGCTCAACGGCCTGCCGCCCGCCCTTATCATCACCGATGAAAACGATGTGTTGCGCGATGAGGGTGAGGCCTATGGCCGTAAGCTCAGCCAGGCCGGCGTCAAGGTCACTTCGATTCGCTACAACGGTACGATTCACGATTTCGTGCTGTTGAATGCGATTGCCGAAACGCCAGCCGTCCGCAGCGCCATTGCGGTTGCGAACGACACGCTTCGCAGCGCCCTGCACAAGTAA
- the der gene encoding ribosome biogenesis GTPase Der, with protein sequence MSFTVAIVGRPNVGKSTLFNRLVGKKLALVDDTPGVTRDRRPGDARLMGLTFTIIDTAGLEEADEESLQGRMRAQTEAAIDEADLSLFVVDAKNGLTPVDTALAEMLRRRGKPVVLVANKSEARGSDSGFYDAYTLGLGEPTPISAEHGQGMLDLRDAIVEAIGKDRAYAKEDVAVTDVDIPPSENEADGEDEEPAYDETKPLRVAIVGRPNAGKSTLINRFLGEDRLLTGPEAGITRDSISVEWDWRGRTIKMFDTAGMRRKARVTEKLEKLSVADALRAIRFAETVVIVFDATIPFEKQDLQIVDLVLREGRAAVLAFNKWDMIEDRQAVLADLREKTDRLLPQARGIRAVPISGQTGWGLDKLMQSIIDTDRVWNKRISTARLNRWLETQQIQHPPPAVSGRRIKLKYMTQVKARPPAFMISCTRSDALPESYTRYLINGLRADFDMPSVPIRIHFRSPDNPFESKKKRT encoded by the coding sequence ATGAGTTTCACGGTCGCCATCGTCGGTCGTCCGAATGTCGGCAAGTCGACGCTTTTCAACCGCCTGGTGGGCAAGAAGCTTGCGCTCGTCGACGATACGCCCGGCGTGACGCGCGACCGCCGGCCGGGTGATGCGCGGCTGATGGGGCTGACCTTTACGATTATCGACACGGCCGGTCTGGAAGAAGCCGACGAGGAAAGCCTGCAGGGCCGGATGCGCGCTCAGACGGAAGCGGCAATCGATGAGGCTGATCTTTCGCTTTTCGTCGTCGACGCCAAGAACGGGCTAACGCCCGTCGATACCGCTCTGGCCGAGATGTTGCGCCGGCGCGGTAAGCCGGTCGTGCTCGTCGCCAACAAATCCGAAGCGCGCGGCTCCGACAGCGGCTTCTATGACGCTTATACGCTGGGGCTGGGCGAGCCGACGCCGATTTCGGCCGAACACGGGCAAGGCATGCTCGATCTGCGCGACGCGATCGTCGAGGCGATCGGCAAGGACCGGGCCTATGCCAAGGAGGATGTCGCGGTCACCGATGTCGACATTCCGCCGAGCGAAAACGAGGCCGACGGCGAGGACGAAGAGCCGGCCTATGACGAGACCAAGCCGCTCCGGGTGGCAATCGTTGGCCGGCCGAATGCGGGCAAATCGACGCTGATCAACCGCTTCCTCGGCGAAGACAGGCTTTTGACCGGCCCTGAGGCAGGCATCACCCGCGATTCCATTTCGGTGGAATGGGACTGGCGCGGCCGCACCATCAAGATGTTCGATACCGCCGGCATGCGCCGCAAGGCGCGGGTAACCGAGAAGCTGGAGAAGCTCTCCGTCGCCGACGCGCTGCGCGCCATCCGCTTCGCCGAAACCGTGGTCATCGTCTTCGATGCGACGATTCCGTTCGAGAAGCAGGACCTGCAGATCGTCGACCTCGTGCTGCGCGAGGGCCGGGCGGCCGTGCTTGCCTTCAACAAGTGGGACATGATCGAGGACCGGCAGGCGGTGCTTGCGGACCTGCGCGAAAAGACCGATCGGCTGCTGCCGCAGGCGCGCGGCATCCGCGCCGTTCCGATCTCCGGCCAGACCGGCTGGGGCCTCGACAAGCTGATGCAGTCGATTATCGACACGGACAGGGTCTGGAACAAGCGCATTTCGACGGCGCGGCTCAATCGCTGGCTGGAGACGCAGCAGATTCAGCATCCGCCACCGGCCGTTTCCGGCCGCCGCATCAAGCTGAAGTACATGACACAGGTCAAGGCCCGTCCACCGGCCTTCATGATCTCCTGCACCCGCTCCGACGCGCTGCCGGAATCCTATACGCGCTATTTGATCAACGGATTGCGCGCCGATTTCGACATGCCAAGCGTTCCGATCCGCATCCATTTCCGCTCGCCCGACAATCCGTTCGAGTCGAAGAAGAAGCGGACGTAA
- a CDS encoding tetratricopeptide repeat protein, translating into MAFNDDSFIREVNEELRSDQMKGVWRRFGRYIIVVAILIVLGTAGKVLYEYWDDTRSSGAGDQFLAAMKLADENKNDEALAALEKLEKEGHGAYPVLARMRAATVQAQKGDAGAAIAAFNEIGKDNSVPAAVRDVAKMRAGWLLIENGSYEQVSAVIEEMAVPSNAFRHSAREALGLAAYKAGNMAQARQWFQSIVDDAGSPRPVANRAQMMLDLITASGKAPAAQG; encoded by the coding sequence ATGGCATTCAACGACGACAGCTTCATCCGTGAAGTCAATGAGGAATTGCGATCCGACCAGATGAAGGGCGTATGGCGCCGGTTCGGACGCTATATCATCGTCGTCGCCATTCTGATCGTTCTTGGCACCGCCGGCAAGGTTCTCTACGAATATTGGGACGATACCCGCTCCTCCGGCGCCGGGGACCAGTTTCTGGCGGCGATGAAGCTTGCCGACGAGAACAAGAACGACGAGGCGCTGGCCGCGCTTGAAAAGCTGGAGAAGGAAGGCCATGGCGCCTATCCGGTGCTGGCGCGCATGCGGGCAGCGACCGTCCAGGCTCAGAAGGGCGATGCCGGCGCGGCGATCGCCGCCTTCAACGAGATCGGCAAAGACAACAGCGTTCCGGCTGCCGTGCGCGATGTCGCCAAAATGCGCGCGGGCTGGTTGCTGATCGAGAACGGTTCTTATGAGCAGGTTTCGGCCGTGATCGAAGAAATGGCCGTGCCGAGTAACGCCTTCCGCCATTCGGCGCGTGAAGCACTCGGTCTGGCCGCCTACAAGGCCGGCAACATGGCGCAGGCGCGGCAATGGTTCCAGTCGATTGTCGACGATGCCGGCAGCCCGCGTCCTGTTGCCAATCGTGCGCAGATGATGCTTGATCTCATTACCGCATCCGGCAAGGCGCCCGCCGCGCAGGGCTGA
- a CDS encoding NnrU family protein, with amino-acid sequence MALLIVGIILFLGVHLVRVVAPDLRRSMIASLGEKGWRAGYSIASILTLILLIYGFGQARQVTGMLYNPPVWTAHIAITLMLIAMICLVASLLPAGHIATRTKHPMVLSVKIWALAHLLANGETSSVLLFAAFLAWGVIVRISLKRRERAGEITLRPFVSAKYDLYALVIGIVVWALIIWKLHEWLIGVSPLVT; translated from the coding sequence ATGGCACTGCTTATCGTCGGCATCATACTTTTTCTCGGGGTGCATCTGGTGCGGGTGGTGGCTCCGGACCTGCGCCGCTCGATGATCGCAAGTCTCGGCGAGAAGGGCTGGCGGGCCGGCTATTCGATCGCGAGTATCCTCACGCTGATCCTTCTGATCTACGGTTTCGGCCAGGCCCGGCAGGTGACCGGCATGCTTTACAATCCGCCGGTCTGGACGGCGCATATCGCGATCACGTTGATGCTGATCGCGATGATCTGTCTCGTCGCCTCGCTGCTGCCGGCGGGGCATATAGCGACCAGGACCAAACATCCGATGGTGCTGTCGGTAAAGATCTGGGCGCTGGCGCACCTGCTCGCCAATGGTGAGACATCGTCGGTCCTGCTGTTTGCGGCCTTCCTTGCCTGGGGCGTGATCGTGCGCATTTCGCTCAAGCGCCGCGAGCGGGCGGGCGAAATCACGCTCCGGCCCTTCGTTTCGGCCAAGTACGACCTCTATGCCCTTGTCATCGGCATCGTCGTCTGGGCGCTGATCATCTGGAAGCTGCACGAATGGTTGATCGGGGTTTCGCCGCTCGTGACGTGA